A genomic stretch from Falco cherrug isolate bFalChe1 chromosome 1, bFalChe1.pri, whole genome shotgun sequence includes:
- the SRRM3 gene encoding serine/arginine repetitive matrix protein 3 isoform X1, which translates to MALYNNGADVPSPQEASNGFSQPSASGTWHKGEEEVRLVEPSLVKKAHREILDHERKRRVELKCMELQEMMEEQGYSEEEIRQKVGTFRQMLMEKEGVLTREDQHGRQIVIENHHGMDGEEYTVEYPDYGEGCLLQCDCSAECYREDSSHREYRLKRRSSSSTSPPPKKKKKKKSGHRRSRKKRKPGSERSCDSSSPIRKEKKKKTGKKHRRDRSESGSRKKRRHRSRSPKNKRKEKNKERKSRSRSESSAWRSHRRSSCSSHSASLSSDDSGSKSPSRLSPKRRQDGPKGSSARSSRSPSSPSPRRSASPHQNGHKGSAQNGRHSHGAPLPEPSDRPASASPSPRAHGRTEPPSPHARGGRHGVRSPRSPTPERAKHGHRHRSRSASPPPRHRGQSKGRPPAPRDPPPPPLSPAGYSSDSEGSAGSHPYDPPLGPDRNHGAHAKKVKERHHRGRPNSSSESSAKHSRHASERRKSPSPSPGQRSSSWSSSGSLSKSRSRSREKRAGRSRSRSPSPKKPASREKDNEPRTRHGDPDPTRARRRSRSYSPIRKRRRDSPSFMEPRRITSARKRPIPYYRPSPSSSSSLSTYSYSRSRSRSYDSYSTSRSRSRTRSPPSRSRSPSRSPSYNSHSSSESAGF; encoded by the exons ATGGCTCTCTACAACAACGGGGCCGATGTGCCTTCCCCTCAGGAAGCCTCCAATGGCTTCTCACAGCCCAGCGCCTCAGGTACGTGGCACAAGGGCGAGGAGGAGGTGCGTCTGGTGGAGCCCAGCTTGGTGAAGAAGGCTCACCGGGAAATCCTGGACCACGAGCGCAAGCGGCGGGTGGAGTTGAAGTGCATGGAGCTGCAGGAGATGATGGAGGAGCAGGG GTACTCCGAAGAGGAGATCCGGCAGAAAGTGGGGACCTTTCGGCAAATGCTGATGGAGAAGGAAGGTGTGCTCACCAGGGAGGATCAGCATGGGCGCCAAAT CGTGATAGAAAACCACCACGGGATGGATGGGGAGGAGTACACGGTGGAGTACCCCGACTATGGCgagggctgcctgctgcagtgcGACTGCTCGGCTGAGTGCTACCGTGAGGACAGCAGCCACCGCGAGTACAG GCTGAAAAGACGCTCAAGCAGCTCCACCTCTCCTCCacccaagaagaaaaagaaaaagaaatcgGGTCACCGCCGGAGCCG CAAAAAGAGGAAACCTGGCTCGGAGCGCAG ctgtgACAGCTCTTCACCCATCcgcaaggaaaagaaaaagaagactggaaagaaacacagacGTGACAG GTCTGAGTCGGGGTCACGGAAGAAGAGAAGACACAG GTCCCGAAGCCCCAAGAACAAAcggaaggagaaaaacaaagagcGCAAGAG CAGGTCCCGCAGCGAGTCCTCAGCTTGGCGCTCACACCGgcgcagctcctgcagctcccacagcGCCTCGCTCTCCTCCGACGACAGCGGCTCCAAATCCCCCAGCAG GCTGAGCCCCAAGCGCCGGCAGGACGGCCCCAAGGGCAGCAGCGCCCGCTCCAGCCGCAGCCCATCCTCCCCCTCGCCCCGCCGCTCGGCCTCGCCACACCAGAACGGGCACAAGGGCAGCGCCCAGAACGGCCGCCACAGCCACGGTGCCCCGCTGCCGGAGCCCTCGGAT AGGCCGGCCTCGGCGTCCCCCTCTCCACGGGCTCATGGCAGGACGGAGCCGCCATCCCCCCATGCCCGGGGGGGACGACACGGTGTCCGTAGCCCCCGGTCGCCCACACCGGAGCGAGCCAAGCATGGCCACCGGCATCGCTCCCGcagcgcctcgccgccgccccgccACCGCGGCCAGAGCAAGGGACGGCCACCggccccccgggaccccccgccgccgccgctcagCCCTGCCGGCTACAGCAGCGACTCAGAGGGCTCGGCAGGCTCCCACCCCTACGACCCACCGCTCGGCCCCGACAGGAACCACGGCGCCCATGCCAAGAA GGTGAAGGAGAGGCACCACCGGGGCCGGCCCAACAGCAGCTCGGAGTCATCAGCCAAGCACTCCCGGCACGCCTCGGAGCGGCGGAAGAGCCCATcgcccagccctggccagcgcagcagctcctggagctCCAGCGGCTCCCTCTCCAAAtcccgctcccgctcccggGAGAAAAGAGCAGGACGCAGCCGCTCCCGCTCACcctcaccaaaaaaacctgccagcag AGAGAAGGACAACGAGCCCCGAACACGTCACGGTGACCCCGATCCCACCCGCGCCCGGCGCCGCTCCAGGAGCTACTCCCCCATCAGGAAGAGGAGACGTGACTCCCCCAGCTTCATGGAGCCCAGGAGGATCACCAG CGCTCGCAAGCGTCCCATCCCCTACTACCGCCCCAGCCCCTCGTCCTCCAGCTCACTGAGCACCTACTCCTACAGCCGCAGCCGCAGCCGCAGCTACGACAGCTACAGCACCAGCCGCAGCCGCAGCCGGACtcgcagcccccccagccgctcccgcagccccagccgcagccccagctacaacagccacagcagctcGGAGAGTGCCGGCTTctga
- the SRRM3 gene encoding serine/arginine repetitive matrix protein 3 isoform X2: MALYNNGADVPSPQEASNGFSQPSASGTWHKGEEEVRLVEPSLVKKAHREILDHERKRRVELKCMELQEMMEEQGYSEEEIRQKVGTFRQMLMEKEGVLTREDQHGRQIVIENHHGMDGEEYTVEYPDYGEGCLLQCDCSAECYREDSSHREYRLKRRSSSSTSPPPKKKKKKKSGHRRSRKKRKPGSERSCDSSSPIRKEKKKKTGKKHRRDRSESGSRKKRRHRSRSPKNKRKEKNKERKRSRSESSAWRSHRRSSCSSHSASLSSDDSGSKSPSRLSPKRRQDGPKGSSARSSRSPSSPSPRRSASPHQNGHKGSAQNGRHSHGAPLPEPSDRPASASPSPRAHGRTEPPSPHARGGRHGVRSPRSPTPERAKHGHRHRSRSASPPPRHRGQSKGRPPAPRDPPPPPLSPAGYSSDSEGSAGSHPYDPPLGPDRNHGAHAKKVKERHHRGRPNSSSESSAKHSRHASERRKSPSPSPGQRSSSWSSSGSLSKSRSRSREKRAGRSRSRSPSPKKPASREKDNEPRTRHGDPDPTRARRRSRSYSPIRKRRRDSPSFMEPRRITSARKRPIPYYRPSPSSSSSLSTYSYSRSRSRSYDSYSTSRSRSRTRSPPSRSRSPSRSPSYNSHSSSESAGF, encoded by the exons ATGGCTCTCTACAACAACGGGGCCGATGTGCCTTCCCCTCAGGAAGCCTCCAATGGCTTCTCACAGCCCAGCGCCTCAGGTACGTGGCACAAGGGCGAGGAGGAGGTGCGTCTGGTGGAGCCCAGCTTGGTGAAGAAGGCTCACCGGGAAATCCTGGACCACGAGCGCAAGCGGCGGGTGGAGTTGAAGTGCATGGAGCTGCAGGAGATGATGGAGGAGCAGGG GTACTCCGAAGAGGAGATCCGGCAGAAAGTGGGGACCTTTCGGCAAATGCTGATGGAGAAGGAAGGTGTGCTCACCAGGGAGGATCAGCATGGGCGCCAAAT CGTGATAGAAAACCACCACGGGATGGATGGGGAGGAGTACACGGTGGAGTACCCCGACTATGGCgagggctgcctgctgcagtgcGACTGCTCGGCTGAGTGCTACCGTGAGGACAGCAGCCACCGCGAGTACAG GCTGAAAAGACGCTCAAGCAGCTCCACCTCTCCTCCacccaagaagaaaaagaaaaagaaatcgGGTCACCGCCGGAGCCG CAAAAAGAGGAAACCTGGCTCGGAGCGCAG ctgtgACAGCTCTTCACCCATCcgcaaggaaaagaaaaagaagactggaaagaaacacagacGTGACAG GTCTGAGTCGGGGTCACGGAAGAAGAGAAGACACAG GTCCCGAAGCCCCAAGAACAAAcggaaggagaaaaacaaagagcGCAAGAG GTCCCGCAGCGAGTCCTCAGCTTGGCGCTCACACCGgcgcagctcctgcagctcccacagcGCCTCGCTCTCCTCCGACGACAGCGGCTCCAAATCCCCCAGCAG GCTGAGCCCCAAGCGCCGGCAGGACGGCCCCAAGGGCAGCAGCGCCCGCTCCAGCCGCAGCCCATCCTCCCCCTCGCCCCGCCGCTCGGCCTCGCCACACCAGAACGGGCACAAGGGCAGCGCCCAGAACGGCCGCCACAGCCACGGTGCCCCGCTGCCGGAGCCCTCGGAT AGGCCGGCCTCGGCGTCCCCCTCTCCACGGGCTCATGGCAGGACGGAGCCGCCATCCCCCCATGCCCGGGGGGGACGACACGGTGTCCGTAGCCCCCGGTCGCCCACACCGGAGCGAGCCAAGCATGGCCACCGGCATCGCTCCCGcagcgcctcgccgccgccccgccACCGCGGCCAGAGCAAGGGACGGCCACCggccccccgggaccccccgccgccgccgctcagCCCTGCCGGCTACAGCAGCGACTCAGAGGGCTCGGCAGGCTCCCACCCCTACGACCCACCGCTCGGCCCCGACAGGAACCACGGCGCCCATGCCAAGAA GGTGAAGGAGAGGCACCACCGGGGCCGGCCCAACAGCAGCTCGGAGTCATCAGCCAAGCACTCCCGGCACGCCTCGGAGCGGCGGAAGAGCCCATcgcccagccctggccagcgcagcagctcctggagctCCAGCGGCTCCCTCTCCAAAtcccgctcccgctcccggGAGAAAAGAGCAGGACGCAGCCGCTCCCGCTCACcctcaccaaaaaaacctgccagcag AGAGAAGGACAACGAGCCCCGAACACGTCACGGTGACCCCGATCCCACCCGCGCCCGGCGCCGCTCCAGGAGCTACTCCCCCATCAGGAAGAGGAGACGTGACTCCCCCAGCTTCATGGAGCCCAGGAGGATCACCAG CGCTCGCAAGCGTCCCATCCCCTACTACCGCCCCAGCCCCTCGTCCTCCAGCTCACTGAGCACCTACTCCTACAGCCGCAGCCGCAGCCGCAGCTACGACAGCTACAGCACCAGCCGCAGCCGCAGCCGGACtcgcagcccccccagccgctcccgcagccccagccgcagccccagctacaacagccacagcagctcGGAGAGTGCCGGCTTctga